A window of the Dickeya dianthicola NCPPB 453 genome harbors these coding sequences:
- the pemA gene encoding pectinesterase PemA has protein sequence MLKTISGTLALSLIIAASVHQAQAATTYNAVVSKSASDGSFKTIADAIASAPTGSTPFVILIKNGVYNERLTITRNNLHLKGESRNGAVIAAATAAGTLKSDGSKWGTAGSSTITISAKDFSAQSLTIRNDFDFPANQAKSDSDSSKIKDTQAVALYVTKSGDRAYFKDVSLVGYQDTLYVSGGRSFFSDCRISGTVDFIFGDGTALFNNCDLVSRYRADVKSGNVSGYLTAPSTNINQKYGLVITNSRVIRESDSVSAKSYGLGRPWHPTTTFSDGRYADPNAIGQTVFLNTSMDNHIYGWDKMSGKDKNGNTIWFYPEDSRFFEYKSYGAGAAVSKDRKQLTDAQAAEYTQSKVLGDWTPTLP, from the coding sequence GCGACAACCTACAACGCCGTGGTGTCAAAATCCGCCAGCGACGGCTCATTCAAAACCATTGCCGATGCAATTGCCAGCGCTCCGACCGGCAGCACGCCGTTCGTCATTTTGATCAAGAACGGTGTCTATAACGAACGTCTGACGATTACCCGCAATAACCTGCATCTGAAAGGCGAAAGCCGTAACGGTGCGGTCATTGCCGCCGCCACAGCGGCAGGCACCCTGAAATCGGACGGCAGTAAATGGGGAACGGCAGGCAGCAGCACCATCACCATCAGCGCCAAAGATTTCAGCGCCCAGTCACTGACCATTCGCAACGACTTTGATTTCCCCGCCAATCAGGCCAAAAGCGACAGCGACAGCAGTAAAATCAAAGACACGCAGGCAGTCGCGCTTTACGTCACCAAAAGCGGCGACCGCGCCTACTTCAAAGACGTCAGCCTGGTCGGTTATCAGGACACGCTGTATGTTTCCGGCGGCCGCAGCTTCTTCTCCGACTGCCGTATCAGCGGCACGGTTGACTTTATCTTTGGCGACGGCACCGCGTTGTTCAACAACTGCGATCTGGTCTCCCGCTATCGCGCTGATGTGAAAAGCGGCAATGTCTCCGGCTACCTGACCGCGCCCAGCACCAACATTAATCAGAAGTATGGTTTGGTGATAACCAACAGCCGCGTGATTCGTGAAAGCGACTCGGTATCAGCGAAAAGCTATGGACTGGGCCGGCCCTGGCACCCGACAACGACCTTCTCTGATGGCCGTTACGCGGATCCGAACGCTATTGGTCAGACCGTATTCCTGAACACCAGCATGGATAACCATATTTACGGCTGGGACAAGATGTCCGGCAAGGATAAAAACGGCAACACCATTTGGTTCTATCCAGAAGATTCCCGTTTCTTCGAATACAAATCCTATGGTGCGGGAGCGGCAGTGAGTAAAGACCGTAAGCAACTGACTGACGCACAGGCCGCAGAGTACACCCAGAGCAAAGTACTGGGCGACTGGACACCAACATTACCCTGA
- the glnB gene encoding nitrogen regulatory protein P-II, producing the protein MKKIDAIIKPFKLDDVREALAEVGITGMTVTEVKGFGRQKGHTELYRGAEYMVDFLPKVKIEIVVSDDIVDTCVETIMSTAQTGKIGDGKIFVFDVARVIRIRTGEEDETAI; encoded by the coding sequence ATGAAAAAAATTGATGCGATTATTAAACCATTCAAACTGGATGATGTACGCGAAGCGTTAGCTGAGGTTGGCATCACCGGGATGACGGTCACCGAAGTTAAAGGATTTGGACGCCAGAAGGGTCATACCGAGCTGTATCGCGGCGCGGAATACATGGTGGATTTTCTGCCGAAAGTGAAAATTGAGATCGTGGTGTCTGACGATATCGTTGATACCTGTGTGGAAACTATCATGAGCACTGCGCAGACTGGCAAGATTGGCGACGGTAAGATCTTTGTCTTTGATGTCGCTCGTGTCATCCGTATCCGCACCGGTGAAGAGGACGAAACCGCTATCTGA